A window from Salvelinus fontinalis isolate EN_2023a chromosome 8, ASM2944872v1, whole genome shotgun sequence encodes these proteins:
- the LOC129860295 gene encoding peptide Y-like, with product MANILRPWLILVALLVCVLVSLGTFADAYPPKPVSPDNNAPPEEWARYNTALRHYINLITRQRYGKRSSPESAMAWLLFGDESEGDLTPSSDGGDLW from the exons ATGGCCAACATACTGAGACCCTGGTTGATCCTCGTAGCCCTCCTCGTGTGCGTGCTGGTTAGTCTGGGCACCTTCGCAGATGCCTATCCGCCCAAGCCTGTGAGCCCCGACAACAACGCGCCtccggaggaatgggccagataCAACACGGCGCTGCGACACTACATAAACCTCATCACTAGACAGAG GTATGGGAAGAGGTCTTCCCCTGAGTCAGCTATGGCGTGGTTGCTGTTTGGAGACGAGTCAGAAGGCGACTTAACACCAAG TTCGGATGGCGGTGATCTATGGTAA